The Gopherus evgoodei ecotype Sinaloan lineage unplaced genomic scaffold, rGopEvg1_v1.p scaffold_37_arrow_ctg1, whole genome shotgun sequence genomic interval GTGGAGTAGACTCCTGTTTCGTAACGTAAGTTGCCTTTCATGTGGATCTTCATGGAATTGGGCTCTTGGTAAGTCATAACAGAGAACTCTGGGTAACTATCTAAGGATTGGGTAGAGGGAGTCACTATGTAGTGTTCATTTCCCAAGCTGGAGACAGGATACAGCACAGTGGTCTCAGGACTCACATGTTTGTTGCTGACAGACACTACTGAGATATCTTTATCAGCCTTGACTAGGACCACCTTGGAGAACTTGGTAGAGCTCCTAATTCCCACTGACTCTGGTAACCTGACCCGCACCATCTCTCCCTGATTTACCATAATCTTCTTCTCAAATCTTGCCCCGTCGCCTGTGTAATTGGAGATGGAAACAGACACTGAAGTGAAGGCAAAGTAGCCACTAATTTGCATTTCAA includes:
- the LOC115642077 gene encoding IgGFc-binding protein-like, producing MGRRGFTFPPSTCQTETLGREFITSYMEDCGNPSQFEMQISGYFAFTSVSVSISNYTGDGARFEKKIMVNQGEMVRVRLPESVGIRSSTKFSKVVLVKADKDISVVSVSNKHVSPETTVLYPVSSLGNEHYIVTPSTQSLDSYPEFSVMTYQEPNSMKIHMKGNLRYETGVYSTGNTLEIILLAFQGYQFQGIGDLSGTRIVSEKPVAVLVGQGCFCNNTKCNHVFEQLLPVCSWGRTYIIPPLPW